The following coding sequences lie in one Peromyscus maniculatus bairdii isolate BWxNUB_F1_BW_parent chromosome 3, HU_Pman_BW_mat_3.1, whole genome shotgun sequence genomic window:
- the Nfu1 gene encoding NFU1 iron-sulfur cluster scaffold homolog, mitochondrial isoform X2, with the protein MRAALSNTVRFMFIQTQDTPNPNSLKFIPGKPVLETRTMDFPTPAAAFRSPLARQLFRIEGVKSVFFGPDFITVTKENEELDWNLLKPDIYATIMDFFASGLPLVTEETPPGEAGSEEDDEVVAMIKELLDTRIRPTVQEDGGDVIYRGFEDGIVRLKLQGSCTSCPSSIITLKSGIQNMLQFYIPEVEGVEQVMDDESDEKEANSP; encoded by the exons ATGCGTGCAGCCTTGTCTAACACAG ttcGATTCATGTTTATTCAAACACAAGACACTCCAAATCCCAACAGCTTAAAGTTTATACCAGGAAAGCCGGTTCTTGAGACGAGGACCATGGACTTCCCCACACCAGCTGCAGCCTTCCGCTCCCCTCTGGCCAG GCAGTTATTCAGGATTGAGGGAGTGAAGAGTGTCTTCTTTGGACCAGATTTCATCACAGTCACAAAG GAGAATGAAGAATTAGACTGGAATTTACTGAAACCAGATATTTATGCAACAATTATGGACTTCTTTGCATCTGGCTTACCCCTAGTGACTGAGGAAACGCCTCCAGGAGAAGCAG gttCTGAAGAAGATGATGAAGTCGTGGCAATGATTAAAGAACTGTTGGATACTAGAATACG GCCTACTGTGCAGGAGGATGGGGGTGACGTGATCTACAGAGGCTTTGAAGATGGCATCGTGCGGCTGAAGCTCCAGGGCTCCTGTACCAGCTGCCCCAGCTCCATCATCACCCTGAAAAGTGGGATTCAGAACATGTTGCAGTTTTATATTCCAGAAGTGGAAGGTGTAGAGCAG GTGATGGATGATGAATCAgatgaaaaagaagcaaattcaccttaa
- the Nfu1 gene encoding NFU1 iron-sulfur cluster scaffold homolog, mitochondrial isoform X1 has product MMAAAERAWGAVADVARLCRRLCHVVTPSTIKKQPLHQYVRRPLFPMRAALSNTVRFMFIQTQDTPNPNSLKFIPGKPVLETRTMDFPTPAAAFRSPLARQLFRIEGVKSVFFGPDFITVTKENEELDWNLLKPDIYATIMDFFASGLPLVTEETPPGEAGSEEDDEVVAMIKELLDTRIRPTVQEDGGDVIYRGFEDGIVRLKLQGSCTSCPSSIITLKSGIQNMLQFYIPEVEGVEQVMDDESDEKEANSP; this is encoded by the exons ATGATGGCGGCCGCGGAGCGGGCGTGGGGAGCAGTAGCTGATGTAGCGCGGCTGTGCAGGCG GCTCTGCCATGTGGTGACTCCATCCACCATTAAGAAACAACCTCTGCACCAGTATGTGCGAAGACCACTCTTCCCGATGCGTGCAGCCTTGTCTAACACAG ttcGATTCATGTTTATTCAAACACAAGACACTCCAAATCCCAACAGCTTAAAGTTTATACCAGGAAAGCCGGTTCTTGAGACGAGGACCATGGACTTCCCCACACCAGCTGCAGCCTTCCGCTCCCCTCTGGCCAG GCAGTTATTCAGGATTGAGGGAGTGAAGAGTGTCTTCTTTGGACCAGATTTCATCACAGTCACAAAG GAGAATGAAGAATTAGACTGGAATTTACTGAAACCAGATATTTATGCAACAATTATGGACTTCTTTGCATCTGGCTTACCCCTAGTGACTGAGGAAACGCCTCCAGGAGAAGCAG gttCTGAAGAAGATGATGAAGTCGTGGCAATGATTAAAGAACTGTTGGATACTAGAATACG GCCTACTGTGCAGGAGGATGGGGGTGACGTGATCTACAGAGGCTTTGAAGATGGCATCGTGCGGCTGAAGCTCCAGGGCTCCTGTACCAGCTGCCCCAGCTCCATCATCACCCTGAAAAGTGGGATTCAGAACATGTTGCAGTTTTATATTCCAGAAGTGGAAGGTGTAGAGCAG GTGATGGATGATGAATCAgatgaaaaagaagcaaattcaccttaa